The Ricinus communis isolate WT05 ecotype wild-type chromosome 8, ASM1957865v1, whole genome shotgun sequence sequence CTTTTTTCTTACCATCAAGGTTAGTTTGTTCCTTTAAAGGTAAAGCAATAAAatctaaaggactcaaaggTACAAACCCATAGACAATCTCAAaagttttatcaaaattaggaAGAGATAGAATACGAGAAGAAGTAAGTTTTTATTTGAGCAAGTCAAACGCTGATTGTTGTGCTTCTCCCCAATTAAACTTCACATCTTTCTTCACTACTTCATTCAATGGTGCGGCAATGGTACTGAAATCTTTCACAAAACGCCTATAGAAGCTTGCTAGTCCATGAAAACTTCGAACTTCACTTGCATTTGTGGGAATCGGCCACTCTTTGATTACCTTCACCTTTTCTTCATCAACCTCAATTCCTTTTGCACTAACAACAGAACTAAGAAAaacaagtttgtttgtgcaaaaatcacacttCTTGATGTTAGCAAACACAACTTCTTTGCGTAAAGTTTTAAGAACTAAACGCACGTGCTTTACATGTTCATCATAAGACTTGCTATAAATAagtatatcatcaaaatagacaaccaCAAACCTGCCTATATAAGCAtacaaaacatgattcattaatctcatgaatgtactaggtgcattagttaaaccaaacggcatgactaaccactcatataaaccaaatttagctttgaatgttgttttccattcatcaccctctttcattctaatttaatGATAACCACTTTTTAGATCAATCTTAGTGAACACAACAGCcccatgcaactcatcaagcatatcatctaacctaggtataggatgatgatatttaatagttattttgttaattgcaCGGCAGTCCACACACATACGCCAAGAACCATCTGTCTTAGGGACAAGTATAACAGGAATAACACATGGACTTAAAATTTCCCTAACATAAACTTTATTACGAAGTTCTTCCACTTAGCGTTGTAGTTCTTTGATTTTCTCAGGATTTTCTCTATATGCCGGCCTATTGGGTATGGTAGAACCGGgtacaaagtcaatttggtgctcaattCCACAAATGGGTAGTAACCCACTCATAATTTCATTGGGAAACACGTCCTCAAACTCCTGCAAAAGAGACTTGAAACTTGAAGGCAAAGAAACATTAAAATCGTTATGGTTAGAAAACTTTCTTTGTAAACAAGCacaagtatttatttttgtgacGTTAAAGCTTTTCTcatatctctctctcttgccACAAAGctcacttttctctcttttgcactcaactcacctttttcttgcgCCTCACAACtcaatgttttctttttgtgcaAACTCTatttctctcctttttcctctcttttctcatacCCCTCATGGTTTTCCACACAACTCTCCTTTTCcttgtgcaccttttctttcccATGTgcactctctctctatctttctttttctttttcataggCAGCAACTTTAAGTTTTATTGTACGTTGGTCTTCATTAATAATCTTTGGACTTAAAGGTGTAAGAGTATAAAGTTTGTTGTGAAGTGTAAGACAATAGCAATTTGAATGCCCCTTGTAGATGACATCTCTATCAAACAGCCATGGCCTTCCCAAAAGTAGATGACAAGCTTGCATTGGGATCACATCACACAATGTATATTGTtgaattacatagctctatttatagagttttaaaataaaataatcctaatcctagaatAACTGGGATATGTGGCcaagattcctaaataaataaaactttgaattaaaagaaaagaaaactcctattttaacttagacttgttaaaagaaaactcctagtttgtcttggattttgattttgaatattcaaccttGGACTTGGGCTTCACGTTTGGGCTTGAATTCAATATAAATCAGAGTTGATCTTCATGTCTTTACATTGGGctttaatccatgaatgaaatacaattaatcaaagttgaatcttGATCTTCTAAGTCAAACTCGCTATCCTTGCTTCTTGAATGCATCTTGTCTATCACGTGGACTATGAAAGAACACAAGGCAGCCTTGAATCTCTTACTTTTAGCTCATGTGATTGAACCCTTATACTTCAATGGATCCATTCGTGGCTTGCTTGGTGGTGAAGGATCAGCCTTAATTTTATCACCTTCTCAGTGTCAAATTACAAAATCTCAGCCCTTTAGAAATTCTCAAAGGCAGAAAACTTGAGTTAGGGCACATTCGAGTCTTTGGCTGCACTGCTTTTGTTCATATTAAGAGACTTcacaaatttgaaaaaagcTCCGCCAAAACCATATTTTTAGGTTACTCCATAGGTAAAAGGGGTACAAATGCTATGATCCCCTCACACACAAGACCTATGTTTCCAGGGATGTATCCTTTTTAGAACATGAATCGTATTACAAAACGTATGATCTTCATAATGATAATCCTAACCACACTCATGGGCCACACACATTATTATTTCCGCATAACAATGTTTTATTTGATAACAGTAGTCTCAGTCAGGACACTCACCCAAAGGGGGAGCATCATCTCAACTTAAGGCTAATCCCTTCAGGGGGAGACAATATCACAAACAACAAAGAAATCGAACCTCCACAGGAAGAGATTGCCTTAAGAAGATCTACTCGAACAATCAGGCCTCCTATCAAGTTAAGGGATTATGTATCTCATAAGGTATCGTATCcaattcaaaatttcattACTTATGATCACATGTCACATCAATATCAAGCCTATCTAAGAAACATCACGGCACACACAGAACCCACATCGTTCTACGAAGCCAACACTAACCCAAAATGGTGTAAGGCCATGGAGGAAGAACTGTCTGCcctagaaaaaaataacacttGGGAAATTGCTCCCTTAccactaaataaaaaattgtagGGTGTAAATGGgtatacaaaattaaatttaattgtgaCGGATCGATCGAGCGATATAAGGCCAGATTAGTAGCCAAAAGATTTACACAAACCTATATCGTCGATTACTAGAAAATCTTTGCACCTGTAGCAAAAATGAACACTGTTcgcattttattatttgttgcCACTAACTCAGGATGGAGTCTATTTTAAATGGACGTCAAGAATGCTTTTCTACAAGGAActctagaagaagaagtctaTATGACTCTTCCCTCAGGCCACAAGTCCACATCAGACTCGTCATTGGTATGTAAGCTAAAAAAGGCAATCTATGGCCTAAAGCAGTCTCcaagagcatggtatgccaagctAATCCTGTTCcttctaaatattaatttcaacaAATGTACTTCATATTCCTCTATGTTTGTAAAACACAATCACAAATGCACCATTATTAGTAGAAGTTGATGGAACCTATCTTGCTGAGAATGGCTTGGTGACTAATTTTATTGAGAGCTTTCGTAAATATGTCGGCCAGCTGGTCATGGCTTTTGACAAATGGTGTTTCAATCACGCTCGACTGTACCTTCTCTCTGATGAAATGGCAATCCACCTCAATGTGTTTGGTACGTTCATGGAACACTGGGTTGGATGCGATATGTCGTGCTGCCTGATTGTCACAGTACATCAACATAGATTCTCTACAATATATTTTCATGTCAAGTAGCACTTGTTTGATCCAAGTGAGTTCGCTTACTGTGGATGCCATGGCTCTATATTCTGCCTCTGCGCTTGATCTTGCCACTACGCTTTATGTTTTACTTTTCCATGTTACTAGATTTCCTCCTACGAAGGTGCAAAATCCTATAGTTGACTTTCTGTCACTGCCTcctgcccaatctgcatcagaaTAGCTAATTATGGtgttagaaatatttttattcatccaGATTCCTTGCTCTAAGGTTCCCTTGAGATACTTAAGTATTCTATCAATGGCTTCTAGATGACTGGTGTGAGGTGCATGCATAAACTGACTTACCATATTCACGGCATAGGAGATATCAGGTCTAGTGATAGTTAGATAAATCAACTTTCCTACTAGACGCTGATAATGTCCTATGTTATCTAATGGTTCTCCATCCTCCAAATTGAGTTGACATTAGTTTCCATTGGAGTGTTCGTAGGTTTAGCTCCTAGTTTACCAGTTTCTTTTAAAAGGTCAAGTACAtactttctttgagatagAAACAGACATTTTTATGATTTGGCTATTTCTATTCCAAGAAAGTATGATAGCTGACCTCGATCCTTAATTTCAaagggggagtgttgaaagAAGTAAGGAAGCATGGCCTCAGACATTGCACAGACAGAAAAGCCTGTGCAGGGTAACTCATCACAAGCCTTTAGGAGAAGGGAGCAACCATCCCTGTGGCAGGGAAAGGCCACTTTAACCTTCCCTAAAACAGAAAGAGACGTTGGACATAGATATCAAGGCAGCTAGTGTATAGATTAGACTACCATTgtacatatgtatataaataccAGAACAATCAAATTGTAAAGATTATAATCAATAATACTCAGAATGAATATATTCAATTCGTCATCTCTAAATTTctacatatatttaaatatctatatatttttaattatagaatgAAAACTATTAACTAGATTTAATCCAAGCTGACTTGACTTTAACGAATCTAATCTATATTACCGAGAAAAAAGTTCTTTTTCTGAAGAGGATCTATTCCTATTAAGAACTATGGATTAcaatataaaaagagaattatagaataataataatagtaataataataataataataatgttaaaTGTTATGCCGACAATTTTTTACTCCAGGAAAGTAATTTATCAGTCAAACCCACAAAATAGAGACACATAAGCAAAAAGAGAATCCAAAAGCAGCATAATAAGATGTAACGACAGCAGCGGCAACTATCATCTGTGGGCTCCATCCACAAACAGCCTGTCCGAAACTTCCCCTGAATCTCCTGCTTCTGATCTCACATTTTTCACCCtcctttattttaatatccaTTTGCCACGTTccttatttccattttcttccaCGACCGAcactctttctctttttaagaaaaagtcaatttgacccctgaacttgcAATATCCAATCAAATAAGGCTAAAGTGAACTTTCTATCCAAATGAACCCAtaacttttgatttttggATCAATTAAATTCACTTAAAAGATGTGTTGTGCACTCTTAAGATATATTTACATAGTAGTTGTTTAATGTAAGAAGTAACTTCCTCTTTAACTTTTCAAAGATAGCtagttgaataaaataaataaagaaaattattggaTTAACAAACATATTTTATTGCGGTTATataactaaaagaaagaaaatagaaaaaatgttTACTTTACTAGGTGTTGCAAGTTTAAAGGTCAAAGTGGCTCTTTCATTCTTATTTAATAAGAGTTTTTATTTGTCCTGGATTTGACATAAAAACACTTTCAATATTTTCATTGTTATTCAAAAGCTAGAAGCTATGTATCTTAAGAAATTGCACGACTTTAGAAATTTGTGTTATATAACTTGCTGTTTCAAGGactaaaatataagttatttacattaaaaatgagtgaaaaattcatataattaataaattcaaggATTAAAATgtagaataaattttaaacttctTAACTAGAAATAAAGTGTATGGTTATTAATTAATGTCAGGgactaaatttaataacattaaatGTTTTCAGTGGGGACTCAAGTGTCTTTAAGGTGAAAACTAGGggattttttgtaatttgcAAAAAGATTAAGTCTACTCCAACCAAGTAAAGCTCCAGTCAAAAGGCAATTGCAAAGAGAAAACATTTAAGGCAGCTGCTAAAAGAAAGTTTGCTGTGCAAAATTTAACATCATACTAGGGGGATATGTGTATATTCTTTTTCATGgtaaatttctttcttaatacacataaataTTGTTTTCATTAGAAAACTTAATGGAGTATTGTGGTCAATACTTACATGAGTACTGAGAGACAAGCAATtcgaaattttaagaataattatataaattcagctaaattaattatatgagaaaattactTATAAACCAAACATATTTATAAGCAGGCATCTCTCTTTACATTTGTgtttaatatgaaaagaatcACTGAAATTATATTctctatattaaaaattaagaaatttgtgttttttatattaaaatttaaaataatttcgaTATTAAAAAAGGGTACAAATCTAATTCTTCTCTCCATTAATATCTTGGTGGCGAGTGATTTATAAGAAACGAAGAGAGAATATTGTACAAATTGACCCACGATTTTAACCTTTTAAACATCTATtgttttaaaagagaaaataaagagaaaaataaaattcgtGGCCTTAAAGCTTTTAAAAGCAcaaaagtaataaaagttttctTGTAAAGCTTAGACAtatgatttaaataattaaataatatatacttttttgaaaatataaatgataaatattaattgttagatgaattttaaaatgcCGTAATtagagtaaatttttaatatttttatatatttattaaatgaaaagtataaaatttattaagtttatataaaatatttttaatatagaatatttaatataaaattacatactaaaatatttatataaactttttataaagttatttgtatataaattaatttaaaattttatataaataaatctattaaaaagTCACACTAACTATAGTATTAGAATTCATCTACTTATTAATCTTAAaaggtaaatatttttaaaattgattatatgattttatattctgatttaatttttagaaagaattaattttatagaaaataagaaaattttaaatcatgTATCTTTATTctgaaaatagaaattttttataaatatttattgtctAAATTTGATAcatattcttatttaaatgttattcataaatatcatatttataaatttagtctATGATAAATATATGTGATTTAACTTTAAAGCTCAGGGTCTAAGGGGCATTGATGACTTAATGTCATCTTCacttttttcattaaaatttttgtagTTACAAAGGATTCGgctttaataacaaaaaaaaaaaaaaaaaagtaaaacacataacataaatttcttttactttctcGACTATGATTAAAAAGTTCGAAGctgattatttataaatttttttattttgacaataTTCTTTTCGATTctaatttagaataaaataaaaaaataagttgtTTTTCATTCTTCAAGTTAAGGGCTTAAATTTCAACATCTATCCGAATACTgatttataataaagaaaaggaagtatTAGCTTCCCTGCTGTAAAATCTCCACTCTTTTACCTGAACCAAAATACAGTTTCTCTCCTCTCTCTAACCTCTCAATCTGCATTTCTGTCAGTCTCACAGACACACACACACCAATACCCAACACATTTATCTTCCCTCTCTCTCTGCActgcaccaaataataaaaatcacaGACATACCATAATACTTTGctcttctctctctcccgTGTTTCTGTTGGAGCACTTTGCCAatggattattattattattactcaCCCCCAAGAACCATCTTTTTCACCGTTCACATTATCCTTCTCACCGGAATATCCTTGGCATTACAGCAATCATCATCAAATGAAAACTCGAACTCTTTCCAAGTAAACTCAAACTCAGTCTTGGTAGCACTTCTTGACTCACATTACACTGAAGTTGCTGAATTGCTTGAAAAAGCTCTCCTTTTACAGACCCTTGAACAAGCTGTCGCCCGCCACAACCTCACCATCTTCGCCCCTAGAAACGAGGCTCTAGAGCGTGACTTAGATCCTCATTTTAAACGTTTCTTGCTCGAACCGGGCAACATCAAATCTTTACAGGACCTTATTTTGTTTCACATCATCCCTACTCGTGTCAGCTCGGCCCAATGGCCCAGTCTTTCCGAGTCAACTGTCCATAACTCTCTCTCCGATCACCCTCTTAACTTAACCAGTCATAAATCTGGTCAAAGAATTGTGGGTCTTGCTAGAGTGGTCCAACCGGATTCTGTAACCCGACCCGACGGTATTATCCACGGAATTGAACGTGTATTGATTCCACAATCAGTTGAAGATGAATTCAATCGCCGGCGAAATCTCCGGTCCATCAGCGCCGTAAAACCAGAAGGAGCACCAGAAATCGACCCAAGAACAAACCGTCTTAAGAAACCCAGTTCATTACCGGCGAAGCCCGGTTCACCGCCGGTTCTACCCATATTCGACGCAATGGCGCCAGGACCTTCGCTGGCTCCAGCGCCGGCACCGGGTCCAGGGGGCCCACATCATCATTTTAACGGTGAAGCACAAGTCAAAGACTTCATAGCGACATTGTTACAGTACGGAGGTTACAATGAGTTTGCTGATATAATGGTGAATCTGACGTCAATAGCCAATG is a genomic window containing:
- the LOC8281544 gene encoding fasciclin-like arabinogalactan protein 17; this translates as MDYYYYYSPPRTIFFTVHIILLTGISLALQQSSSNENSNSFQVNSNSVLVALLDSHYTEVAELLEKALLLQTLEQAVARHNLTIFAPRNEALERDLDPHFKRFLLEPGNIKSLQDLILFHIIPTRVSSAQWPSLSESTVHNSLSDHPLNLTSHKSGQRIVGLARVVQPDSVTRPDGIIHGIERVLIPQSVEDEFNRRRNLRSISAVKPEGAPEIDPRTNRLKKPSSLPAKPGSPPVLPIFDAMAPGPSLAPAPAPGPGGPHHHFNGEAQVKDFIATLLQYGGYNEFADIMVNLTSIANEMGKLVSEGYVLTVLAPNDEAMAKLTTEQLSEPGAPEQIMYYHLVPEYQTEESMYNAVRRFGKVNYETLRVPHKVVAMEADGSVRFGSGDGAAYLFDPDIYTDGRISVQGIDGVLFPVEEEEKKKKVMEKEYVAKVVTKTRRGKLLEVACKMLGAFGQDSRYTTCH